In the Haloarcula salinisoli genome, CCGGTGGAGTCTGCGCGTGGCGTGCCGACGAGGGCCGTCGAACCGTCGCCCGACAGCGACACCGAGATGCCGACCTCGAGGAACTCGTCGGGTCTGTCGGTCGTTAGCTCCGCCTGCTGGCTCCACTCGCCGTCCGAGCGCGAGAAGACGTACGCGGCGCCGACCTCGTGGTCATTGGAACGGTCTTCGGGGGCGCCGACGAGGACTGTCGACCCGTCCCCGTCGACTGCGACCGACTCGCCGAACACCTCCCCCAGCCCGCTCTCGTCGGGCTCGATCTGGGCCGTCTCAGTCCACTCCCCGTCGGTGAGCGAGATGACATGCACCGACTCATCCGAGCTGCTGGCGGCGACGAGGGTCGACCCGTCGCCCGACAGTTCGACGGCGCTCCCGAAGGAGTCCGTCGTCTCCTCGCCGCCGGCGCGTAGCTTGGCTGTCTGTTCGCTCGGTGGCTCCTGACTGGCCATTGAGTCCCCCGCCGGTGTCGGCGTCCCGGTCATCGTCGGCGTCCCGGTCTGCTCGCCAGCGTCGTTCGGCCCGCCCGAACACCCCGCCACCGCTCCGGCTGTCGCGGTACCCAGCGCCACGAGTAGCCGCCGTCGTCGGTTGTCCATGCGTTTTGCTTACTCTCTTCAGATATATAATATAAGCTTCGGGCGTCCGTACTGTTCCAAAAGCTCGTGTCGCCGAGACCCAATAGCTGAACAGGAGCCTGCGTCTGTGAGCCGGGGACGCGACCGTCGCGCACGGGCTGGCCGCCGTAGGGGCCCAACAGTTTTGCGCCCGTGGAACCCCATATGAGGCGTGGAGCTATCGACCCCGTCGACCGCGCTTGCCGACCGACTCACCGATATGTGGGTCGATCTGGCACGGGACCAGCGGTCGTACGGGTCACACCTTCTGGGCCCGGAGAACCGGGCCGTCATCCGCGAGACAGTCGTCCAGCGCATCGTCGCGGAGGACCTCCTGGTGGCCCGTCGCGAAGAGAGCGTCGTCGGCTTCGTCATGTTCACCGTAGAGCACGGTCGGTACGAACAGGACGTCACGCCGGGACTCGTCGAGAACCTCTACGTGGCGCCGGCTGCTCGTCGGGAGGGTATCGGAAGCGCGCTGCTCCGGGCCGCCGAGGACCGACTGGTCGCCGACGGCGCGACGACAGTCCAGCTGGAGGCGATGGCCGACAACGAGGCCGCCCGCCAGTTCTACGCCGCCCACGGCTACACCCCCCATCGGTTGACACTCGAAAAGTCGACGGAAAACGACACCGCTTAAAACGTCCCCCGACAACGATTGGGTACGCGCCAGGGGAGCTTGGGTGGTCCAAGCACTCGACTTGTAATCGAGAGTTCGTGGGTTCAAATCCCACCCCTGGCTCTTCTGTGTGCGAACGGACGTGAGCAGCGAAAGCTGCGAAGTGGGATTTGAACGAGAGAAGACGCAGCTCCCGAGCGGTGCGAGGCGCGACAAGAGGAGCTGCTACGAGATGCTACCGCTGATCACGTCGAAGATGTATTCTTCTTCGGAAATCTCGTCGTTTCGGAAGGCGCGGGCACTGTCTGCGTCGACCTCCAGCGACCCAGAGCGGCTCCCATCAGCTTCGAGCGGGATGATATCTAACCGTCGGTGGTCCTCGTTTTCCTCCTGGGTCGGGACAGTATCCGAGTAAATACGCAAAATCTCGCCGAGCTCATTGATCCGCTCTTGTCCCTCTCCGCGGGGGACATACTCAAGGACCCACCGACGTTCTTCGTTGGCGACGTTCTCTATGTCCACGTTGTTGTCTTTCAGCCCGTTCTCGAAATTGTTGAACTGCTCGCTGCCACCCAGGCAGCCTGCAATCACTGTCGCTGTGGCGACCGAGACGCCTGTCAGATACTCTCGTCGGTCCATGGTGTCCTCTGATTAGTGCGCTATAATAACCATTCGGCCAGCGACTGACTATCTGCTCGTCGGCTCAGTAGGTCCCTCTCTCAGTACTCCAGGTCGCGAGCGGTGAGCGTGTACAGCGCGGCCGAGACGCCGACGAAGAGCGCGACGGCCACGCCCAGTCCCCGGAGCCATAGCGGGGCGGGATAGGCCAGCACGACGACACCCACGAGCATAGCGAGGCCGACACAGAGCGGCATCACAGAATCGGCGGTCATCGCTGTGACTCCGTCTGGAACGGCGTTACCGACCTGGTCTGGCCGAAAATACCGAAGCGGGCGCCACGGTCCACGCTGTCGCCGGCGCGCATCCCCCAGCCGTGGGCCTCGACGATGCGCTTGACGATAGCGAGGGCCGATTCGATGTTCGCCGACAGGACGCGTGCGACCTGGCGTTCGTCCTGGGAGACGGCGTCGGCGTCTTCGGAGGCGATACTCAGGACGCCTCGTTCGCCCTGGGGCAGGAGTAACTCGCTGTCGTACAGCCAGAGCCCGTCAAAAGGCACGTCGAACACGTCGGGCACCGCACTGACGGCCACGTCACAGGTTTCCACTTCCGCCTCGGCGTGCATGAGCCGTCGCCTGACCAGGTAGAGCGCGTCGAGTGCCGACGTTACGCGGTCCCCACCATCCATCACAGCGTACTGTTCGCCACCGATTACAAAAAATGTGGACAATCAGGGGTCCGGCAGCGGAACAGTGAGGACCGGCACGTCCGACAGTCGGACGACTTTCTCGGTCACACTACCGATGAGATAGTGGTCCAGTCCCGTTCGACCGTGGGTGCCCATCACCACGAGGTCGATATCCTCCGCCGTCACGTAGTCGAGAATCGCCTGGTGAGGGTCGCCGCGGGCGACGACGCCCTCGATAGTGCCGACGTCGGCCCCCCTGGCCTGTGATTGCACACCCTCTATCGCCTGACGACCCTGTTCTTCGAGCTCCGCGAAGACGATTTCGGGTGTCGTCTCGCGGGCCCCACCGATTCGCGCGTCGACCACGTAGAGGACATGCAACGCGGCGTCGTAGCGATTGGCGTGGTCGATGGCGTGTTCGACCGCGGCCCGTGTTCCCTCACTGCCGTCCGTCGGGAGCAGCACTGCATCATACATATTGGGAAACTAACATGTGCTCGCACAAACCAGTTGCGTCCACCACCGCTAAGAACACGCGGTGTGAGGAGCCTCCATGGAGTTCGACCTGCTCTCCGAGTTCGACGCGGTACCCGACGTCGGTGCCGTCGACAGCGGCGAACTGGCAGTGACCGACGACGTGCTGGTGAAGGCGTTCGCACTCGGGCCCGAGGCCAGTATCGAACCGCACGAACACACTGATGCCACGAACGTCTTTCACGTGCTCCGGGGGACCGTGCGGGTAGAGCGCGACGACGAGACGGCGACCGTCTCGGCGCCTGGCGTCGTGCTCAACGAGCGGGGCCAGCTCCACGGCGCCCACAACGACACCGACGAGGTAGCCGTGCTGACGGCGAGTCTCTGCCCGCTGCCGGGCCAGTAATCACTCCGACTCGGCGTCGAGAGGGTCCGCACGAACGCTGGAGAGTCGCATCGCGTTCCCGGTGACGGCCGTCGTCATCCCGGCGTCGCCCGCAAGCACCGCCAGCCAGATCGGGACGTAGCCGAAGGGGACGGCGACGGCCAGAGCTGCTTTCACGCCCAGGCTCGCCCAGACGTTCTGGCGGATGACGCCGTTGGCCCGCCCGGAGAGGTCATAGAGGTACGGGAGCTTCGAGAGGTCGTCCGAGAGCAGAGCGACGTCTGCCGTCTCCAGCGCGGTGTCGGTGCCGGCCGCGCCCATCGCAACGCCGACTGTCGCCGTCGCCAGTGCCGGCGCGTCGTTGATGCCGTCCCCGACCATGGCGACCCCGCCGTCGGTCTCGCCGTCGAGGGCTTCGACGTGGGCCACCTTCTCGTCGGGCAGCAGTTCCGCCGCGTAGTCGTCGACGCCGACCTGATCGGCGATGGCGGCGGCGGTGCGCTCGTTGTCGCCGGTGAGCATCACTGTCTTCTCGATACCCAATTCTCTGAGTCGTTCGACCGCCGCGCGAGCCTCGGGGCGAACCCCGTCGGCTACGGCGATGACTCCCTCCAGTTCGTCCTCGGTCCCGACCAGGACGACCGTCTTTCCCTCGGACTGTAGCTCCGGGACTGTCTCGTCGAGCAGGTCCAGGCAGTTGTTGCGCTCACAGAGCTGCTGGGCGGTCTTCGTGACCAGCCCCCCGTCGGTCGTCGCGTGGACGTGCGAGAGATCGAAATCGAGTTCCTCGAAGAGCCCCGGCTTACCGGCGAAATGCGGGATTCCGCCCAGTTCCGCCCGGACGCCTTTGCCGGTGATGCTCTCGAAGTCGTCGATATCGCGCTCACCGCCCTCGCCGGCCTCGGCGACGATGGCCTCGCCGATGGGGTGTTCGCTCCGGGCCTCCAGCCCGCGGGCACAGCGCAGGACGTCGTCCTCGCTGTTCCCGTTCAGCGCGATGACGTCGGTGACGGTGAGTTCGCCCTTCGTGAGCGTCCCGGTCTTGTCGAAGGCGACCACGTCGACCTCGCCCATCGCTTCGAGGTGGTTGCCACCCTTGATGAGCACGCCGTTCTTCGCGGCGCTCGTGATGCCCGAGACGACCGAGACGGGCGTCGAGATGACGAAGGCACAGGGACAGGCAAGCACCAGTAGCGTCAGCCCGTAGACGACCGCCGTCGAGAGGGTCGTCCCGAGGACGACCGGGCTGGCGAGGGTCACGAGGACGGCGAAAGCGACGACGACGGGCGTGTAGTACGCCGAGAACCGCTCGACGAACTGCTCGCGCTCGGTCTTGTTCGACTGGGCGTCCTCGACCATCTCGACGATGCGCGAGAGCGTGTTGTCGCCCGAGACCGAGGTAACCTGGAGTTCGAGGTACCCCTCCTCGTTGATTGTCCCCGCGTACACCTCGTCGCCGACGGTCTTGTCGACGGGGACGCTTTCGCCGGTGATGGGCGCCTGATTGACGGCGCTCTCGCCGTCGATGACGTCGCCGTCCAGCGGAATCTTCTCACCGGGCCTGACGACGACGCGCTCGCCCACGTCGACGGTATCGACCGGGACCGTCAGTTCCTGGTCATCGCGCCGGACCGTCGCTTCCTCGGGCGAGAGGTCCATCAGCTCTTCCAGTGAATCCCGGGCGCGGTCCATCGAATACCGCTCCAGCAGCTCGGCGATACTAAACAGGACCGCGAGCGTCGCGGCCTCGAAGTACAGCGCTTCGCCGAAGGCCAGACTGGCCGTCAACGCCCCGAGGATGGCGATGGACATCAACAGGTCGATGTCGAGGTTCAGGTTGCGCGCCGAGTAGTAGCCGTTACGCAGGATAGCCTGTCCGCCGACGGCGACGGCGACGAGGAAGAGCAGGTCCGCGACGTGCAGGGCACTGCCAAGCACCGTCCCGACCTGTGCGTTCGCACCGGGGAGCACGAACTCCAGGACCAGCCCGATAGCCAGCACGACCCCGCTGGCCCACGTCTTGAGCGCCCGCGGGCTGGTCCAGAGTTCTTCGTCGGTCCCCGCGTCGGTGGTGCCAGTGGTGTCTTCGACGTCGTAGCCCGCGCGCTCTATCGCGGCGACGATTTCGTCGTCCGTCGGTTCGGCACCGCTCCGTGTCAGGACGACCGTTCCGGTCGTGGGCTGGGTCTCGAAACTCTCGAGACCCTCGACGGTCGACAGCGCGGATTCGACCTTGCCCGCACAGGACGCACAGTCCATGTCGGGCACGGAGAGCCGGAGCGTCTCCGTCGGCTCCGCAACGGCGTAGCCGGCCGACCGAATTCGCTCGGCTATCGCCGCCGGGTCGGTCGCGTCCTCGTCGTAGGTCACGGTCAGGGTGCCGGTCGTCACCTGCGGGTCGATTGCCTCGACCCCCTCGAGCGTCTCGACGCTCGACTCGACCTTGCCAGCACAGGAGGGACAGTCCATCTCGGGGACGTCGAACTGGCTGACCCCGCTGTCACCTCGGTCCGTCGTCTCGCCCCCTGTTTCCGGCCCGCCGTCGGGTTCGTCGGTCGTCATTACTCGAGACTAGCTCGTGCGCATTTATTAATTCAGCTGTTATCAGAGCGGGTTTAGATGCCGATTGTTAATAATACACCGACCCCAAATTATGAAAAACGGCGGGTCCACAGGGAAACTCGGTGCTGTGGCCGGAGAAACACCAAAGCGGCAAAGTAGCGTGGCCCCTGAGCGGGGCTATGCGACGCCGCAGGTTTTTGCGAACGGTGGGTCCGGTGGCTGCCGGGGCAGTGGCCGGTTGTGTGGGTGAATCGGAAGAAACTCCCGGATTATTCAAGGTATCGAGTCCAGAACTGGACCCGGGCGGGTCTCTGCCGGAACGGTTCACCTGCTACGGCGCCGGGGAGTCGCCTCCGTTCAAAATCGAGCGCGTCCCGGACCCTACCGAGACCCTCGCCATCGTCGCGGAGTACGACAGCGGGGGCATCACCGACCCCATCTTCTGGACGCTCTGGAACGTCCCCCCGGACACGGAGCGGATTCCAGCGGGACTCCCACGCTCGTCGACGGTCCAGTCACTGGGCGGGGCCG is a window encoding:
- a CDS encoding GNAT family N-acetyltransferase, with the protein product MELSTPSTALADRLTDMWVDLARDQRSYGSHLLGPENRAVIRETVVQRIVAEDLLVARREESVVGFVMFTVEHGRYEQDVTPGLVENLYVAPAARREGIGSALLRAAEDRLVADGATTVQLEAMADNEAARQFYAAHGYTPHRLTLEKSTENDTA
- a CDS encoding ATP-binding protein, whose protein sequence is MMDGGDRVTSALDALYLVRRRLMHAEAEVETCDVAVSAVPDVFDVPFDGLWLYDSELLLPQGERGVLSIASEDADAVSQDERQVARVLSANIESALAIVKRIVEAHGWGMRAGDSVDRGARFGIFGQTRSVTPFQTESQR
- a CDS encoding universal stress protein, with protein sequence MYDAVLLPTDGSEGTRAAVEHAIDHANRYDAALHVLYVVDARIGGARETTPEIVFAELEEQGRQAIEGVQSQARGADVGTIEGVVARGDPHQAILDYVTAEDIDLVVMGTHGRTGLDHYLIGSVTEKVVRLSDVPVLTVPLPDP
- a CDS encoding cupin domain-containing protein — translated: MEFDLLSEFDAVPDVGAVDSGELAVTDDVLVKAFALGPEASIEPHEHTDATNVFHVLRGTVRVERDDETATVSAPGVVLNERGQLHGAHNDTDEVAVLTASLCPLPGQ
- a CDS encoding heavy metal translocating P-type ATPase, encoding MTTDEPDGGPETGGETTDRGDSGVSQFDVPEMDCPSCAGKVESSVETLEGVEAIDPQVTTGTLTVTYDEDATDPAAIAERIRSAGYAVAEPTETLRLSVPDMDCASCAGKVESALSTVEGLESFETQPTTGTVVLTRSGAEPTDDEIVAAIERAGYDVEDTTGTTDAGTDEELWTSPRALKTWASGVVLAIGLVLEFVLPGANAQVGTVLGSALHVADLLFLVAVAVGGQAILRNGYYSARNLNLDIDLLMSIAILGALTASLAFGEALYFEAATLAVLFSIAELLERYSMDRARDSLEELMDLSPEEATVRRDDQELTVPVDTVDVGERVVVRPGEKIPLDGDVIDGESAVNQAPITGESVPVDKTVGDEVYAGTINEEGYLELQVTSVSGDNTLSRIVEMVEDAQSNKTEREQFVERFSAYYTPVVVAFAVLVTLASPVVLGTTLSTAVVYGLTLLVLACPCAFVISTPVSVVSGITSAAKNGVLIKGGNHLEAMGEVDVVAFDKTGTLTKGELTVTDVIALNGNSEDDVLRCARGLEARSEHPIGEAIVAEAGEGGERDIDDFESITGKGVRAELGGIPHFAGKPGLFEELDFDLSHVHATTDGGLVTKTAQQLCERNNCLDLLDETVPELQSEGKTVVLVGTEDELEGVIAVADGVRPEARAAVERLRELGIEKTVMLTGDNERTAAAIADQVGVDDYAAELLPDEKVAHVEALDGETDGGVAMVGDGINDAPALATATVGVAMGAAGTDTALETADVALLSDDLSKLPYLYDLSGRANGVIRQNVWASLGVKAALAVAVPFGYVPIWLAVLAGDAGMTTAVTGNAMRLSSVRADPLDAESE
- a CDS encoding YbhB/YbcL family Raf kinase inhibitor-like protein; this translates as MGESEETPGLFKVSSPELDPGGSLPERFTCYGAGESPPFKIERVPDPTETLAIVAEYDSGGITDPIFWTLWNVPPDTERIPAGLPRSSTVQSLGGAAQGRPEGGEVGYEPPCPQPDQPYTNRFQVYALGETLDVAGGTDHDTASEAIGDAVLASRRFTVDFERTAAP